A stretch of DNA from Glycine max cultivar Williams 82 chromosome 18, Glycine_max_v4.0, whole genome shotgun sequence:
TTCCACGACCAGAGACTTCAATtcaatagacaaaacaacattcCCAAATATGCTAaactttcaaaacaaaaaaaatcaaaatatttacaatcatCATCATTGCCACATTTCAACAATCAAGTTGTGTGCCACAACACCAAATATTATGCAGAATGAAAACCAAAACTTTCaccaaaaaatcaaaacaaggaAAAGCAAAACTCATCACAAACTAAACTTCAGCCCAACCCCACATTGCAAGGGATACCCATTTCCACCTTAACCCAATGAAACCACTCCACACAACCCAAATCACACAATACAACACAACACAAACTAAAAAGCCTTTAGTTTGAGTGACAAAACCTGAAACTCTTCATCAGCAGCGAGGGAATAAAAGGCAGCCTCAAGCTGAGAGAGAGCATGCATCAGAGTCTCAGGGACATACTTCCCTCCAAACTTGCCAAACCTCCCAAACGAATCGGGTCTCTGAAGCAGAACCGACCCATTACCCATTTTGTCATGTTCCTCCAATGGCACAACAGAGGAAGAGTCTCTTGTGAGAGAGCAAGACACAGAAGAAGAAGGGATTCTCAAAGATGCAAACTTTGGCATGCTTGAGGGGAAATGGGAAAATGGGTGGTATGGCTCTTTGGGAATGGGAAGCACCCTTGAGGAGTTGAGACCTGTGAATGGTATTGAAGCAGCCATGTTGTaaggtttttactttttttttttcaattggatttgatttgacGCTGATAGGAATGGGATTTTGTGTTGTTGGTTGTGGTTTAATTTATATGATGGAATATTGTGGCGATGCAGAGGGATTCTGgatcttttgtgttttttgtctATATGCAGAGATTGGATTTAGtgtataaaaagggaaaaagatcaTTTTGGTACATGCATGCCAAACTGttcattaactatttttttaaataagaactTTTTtcgacaattttttaaaataacatatatatatatatgcttgttTAACTAGAGGCTCTTATGAATCAGTTCAATGTATACCCAATATGTGGAAGTTTATTCAGTCGATTGAAAACAGCCGAAAAAAGAGTTAATTGGGATGGAAGGGGTTGCGCTGTGTTCTGTGAAAGCGTAGAGGAGAGGAGTTAAAATAGGAGACAGTGTTTGGATGAATTATCATATTAGCAAAAGTAGAtaagaaaaactttaaaataaaataggcaTGAAAACTTTCTAGTtttaggattttattttttgctcgTTTTAAGATACAAATacagttattttatttaatttttttaaaatcatttaatactttcttattatatatttgatttttttagtaacattagaaaaaaaaataaatgtttaaaataaaataaatacaattaatattataaaaaagaaaaaagactgtttatttttttactagaaaaattattatatttcaattgacataatataattattgaattttataaaaattattttacaatgataacatattaaattaaactcTCTCACATACAAATGTGTAATTGTcgttaaaaaagaagaagaagaaaacgtaAAATAGACTTGTGCTAACAAGTACGATTATTAGATCGGTTGAtacaaagtctttttttttcaccttttgttttaattataattaaattattaattatatttaattctcacatttataatttttttatcttaatcctcaaatttattaaaaaaaataaaaaaaatcttatttatttaaaacttgttaaaaaataaataaaatataataaaaaattattttcattcaaaataacactactcaaataatttaatcttattaAGCATTTATAACTCAGCACTTGATTTTAGATTTATAGTATAAGACATACTTTTTTCACCTATAACTATAATAACCCTACCTAATTCTATATCATAGCTGTCTCTAATAAAacatgtgttttaaaaaaagcaaACAGGCATGGCATAGTACAGTAATCCCCTTCTTCCATTTCTGCTGTTGAGTGTGTCTCCTTCAACGCCACATGCTACGGAGTATCATCTATATTGAAGCAGAGGTCttttgcatttaattttttttatttataaaaaaataataatccttaatattaataaaaatattaaatatatataaaaatattaaaaaatgttaaataaaactaaaagaatgtattaattaaataattaaaataaaaaaattatttatgactttaaaattataaataatttatgacttaaaaaaattccattacgacttcaaagtcgtgtggaaaaaaaatttaaaaattatagttataatttttttataacttaaatgaaaaagaaaattgtaacacaatttattaaaattatcttatgatttatttctccacgagtattaatttaaattttatttccattttataattttgaaaaaaattactctCTTTCCATTGTTTCGCCGACAAATGCTATCTCCTTATGACTAATGaagaaactttaaaaatatttgtagtaggagataaaaaattatactgctcataatcttttttatgttttcttataatttttactatacatttttttttctttttaatttcttaactaatatGACAGGATATTACCAGCAAaatccttttttaaataaagttacTTCCGGAAatgtcttgattcttgaaacaaATAAGCATTCAATTTCCTTTACAAGCAGCGGCATTTTATACCCATGTTGCTTTCATCGGGACTGTAACGTATTTTCAGTGCCTTATACACACATGACGTAACTGAAACTCCTCTCAAATCCATCATCAATTAGGGTGTTGACGGATAAAGTTGGACTAAAACAATTATCCAATTCTAATAATCTTTTATGAGTTGACTGAGTCGAATTTATATTGATAAACTTCATCTAAATCAATTCGATCATAAAAGAATTGATTGGGTAAAGTGATTCGGTTTAAacatttaaaagttattttttatttttttaaaattaaaattttttagatcaataatttatttttatctaaagttttgtaaatatataatgattaaatacattaaaaaaattaaattgtgataatatataactaataaaattaatggttttaatgttaatataatatttttattttagataaaaataaaatattgtgttaatatgaaaaaacataaacaaaataaagataaagatgaaaataatagcttaaaaaagaaaaaaaaatcatggtgatttactttaataatttaataaactatgttagttaaaaattaacatattttatatttaataatttaatttatatataataataaatttaattagatgtTACGGGTTGAATTGAGTTTTAAAAATAGAACTTGTTACTCGATTTGTACATTAATTGAATTGATTCTGATTCGATCTTTTAACAAATCCTAACCGAACTAATTGGATTAGATtcataaattatctattattatCAACTAATATGATTTGTTATGGGCAAAGTTTaatctatatataaaattcatCACAATTCATAAATAGCCAAATTTCTTAAATATGGcattagatttttatttatttttttatttctaggaATCGAAGACAGTGTGGGGAGATTATGATAACTTATGCCCTTATTCAACCACTAAGTTAGATTCCTTTCACATGCTATTAgatatttaatcttaaaaaaaaaatatattacatttattaaaattataataattgaatacAATATCTATTATCACCtcattttactaattaaaataaaaatattaacaaaagttaaaatgatGCACATTAATAAGTTCTTTGTTAAGCTTTTCTTTTCCCTTCTCAATTCTCATATACCGTTTAAATTGCTAAATTTTATGGCCGCCTTAACAACTTATTGATGTGCAAATAATttgacttttttaaaattatttttgtggcaaatatttcatatatactagcataatatttttcattacaaTTCAAATCCTATATCTAAATATCTAAAATCTTAATTCAGTTTATTGAATAATTTGCCTAAATTATTATAGACTCTTATACCTAAATTCaattcttacaaataaaaaaaaattatatccaaATAAAGGAGCATTGTATTAAGTCTTTTGGAAAGTTTTGTAAAACTTTCAAATCTTTTTACTAACAaggatcatttaaaaaatatctctactaaggtaaaaaaaaacaagacaaaTAAGGCTTTGTAGTTCTTTAATAATATGTTCatctattatttaataaattaacactTCATGAGTTATTAAACTTATTCAATAATGACAATTTTTTGTAACATTGATAAGCATCAAGATTAAACTCAATTTGTTGAGATGCTCTCACAAAAATTGcctcaagaaataaaatagtatGATGACAAATGTTAACCAGTACCCTTGGAGtattagttaaagaattaaaagaaaaaaatacttttattaaaaTGCTTAAAATTATTCTATCCATGATTGTTTTTACGCTCTTCTATGATTTTcacattaaatacttttttcttttagtttcttaaccaAATGCTTTAGAACATTAATTAACAAGATTCtaatggatttgtttggataaatttctctAGAAACacttctaaaaaaagaaaataagaagagaaaaaatgaaataaacttctCCATGAATTAAAATGAGATTTCCATTGGTTAACTATTAACTAGTTTGTAGATATTATCTCATTTTAGAGAAGTTAtacaaaaaaacatttacaaTTAACTAATGGTTCActaatgaaaaattcattttagatTATGGAAAAATTCATATcattattttcatcttatttctTCTCTTAGAAATGTTTCTAAAAAAGCTTATCCAAGCAAACCAATATTAATGTCAAGTACTTCATCTAAGACAACTAAAATTTTGAGTTGTGCTTATGAGATTCACACCATGTGAAATTATTAGGTGATCTTAGACTACCAACTGATCCGTGATCCTAACCAATCTCTATATGGCATGTAATCAAGTATTATTAAtggttttttcttaaatttaaaaacataaattcatGTCACATAATTATTGATCTAAACCATATACAAGTAGTAGTGATCCGGAACAACCAAATAATTTCTCCAGCAGACTACCTAAGGAAGATAACACAATGCTATATGAAAATGTTGAACCTGTCGGAAACTAACAAGCAAATGTTCCAACCAAGCAGTTAAATTCTTAAGGCAAATTTATCAGTTTACAACAGCGAACTTTGCTTAAGTTGAGGGCTCAAGTTTGAATTATACAACTTAAAGATAAATTGTCCAACGTgtcttgtatatataataataacaagaaaCTTGCTGACAAACTGATCTAGAAACTTCTGAAAGGAGGGAATACACATAAGTTGGACATGAATTACAAAAAACTGCAGGTCAAATGCTGCTTTAATCAGTATTGATGAGTAGATAGAGCGAAATTGGAGACTAATGTCTATTGCCCAATAGAATTCTCATGTAGTAATACATATTCTCGACtgcaatagaaaacaaaaaatgttattagTATGCGTTTATATAGAACAAAGTAGTAAGGTACAAAATCCATTACTTCATTGGGCATACTGAAAAATCAAGAGGAGAATAGGGCATAAGCGTTATAGATGTATTCTTTTTTGTtccaacaaaaaagaataagaaagcaAGGAAAATCATTGCATTAACATGCCTCAGACAAACTAGTGCAGCCACGAAAATTTTCAGTCACATGCTTTAAATCATCCCGACAAAGATGTCCCAATATTATGAAATTTTCATCTTCATGAGAAGTAAACTAATTGTTTTTCAGGTTCATGTAAATTGGCTTCAGACTTCTGTGTCAGAACAGGAATGCCTGAACTTGGTACTTGCTAACCAACAATTTCCACATACCTCCTCTCAAGTGAAGGTCAATACAGACGATATGATTCCATACATTCAAATTGAGCTACTTAAAATTTTGTCCTTCCTTTCCACCCAAAAAGAtccaaattttcatttaatcatTTTACGGAATTGTTTTCCATTAcagaaatttttttcttgaatctaAACCTAATTACCAAATAACTTGGTTCAAATAATGAATGacaaatatttcatattaacaaagccataaaatataatcttttttGTCATTGGAAAGTGGGACAGTTACTAATACAACTTTGGCTAATAATTTTCTactcaaacaaaagaaaacgTACTTTGAACATGAAAATCAATTAATATCTACATCTCACATACCTACTGTTACCAAATTTAATGGTGTCCTTTTCCCTAAGTTCGTAATATCGTTGAGGTTCAATGGGACCATCCTGCAAAAGCAGAAAGCATCAAACAGATTCATTAGACATCTAACTTCAGTTCATTCATAGCTACCAGAACAAATAGACAAAGAAACCAATCAAACTATCAAAAGCATTCAACGGCCACTCACATTTATGAAAGTTTTGTTTGTGCTTCCAAGGTCCATAATGTATGGCCTAGCACAGATCATATGTATATTAGGGTTTGCACATTGAGGAACTGTTAGCTGTTCATGAGGAGTCAAGAAAAGTAAGAATCAGCCATTACCTTACTTGCTTTAATAAGGTACCATCAGGTTGCTCCTTTTCGACTTGcctaataagaaaagaaattttaaatattcagaAAATTCAATCACCAATAAAACACTGTAACCAAAGGAACCCACATGGGGTTGCTTAAATCGATGAAATACCGGAATTGAATAACAGCATGTTGCTTGCTGCAAGATGGATGATCTGTAGGGATATCAGCAACCCTTCTTTCCCTTCCAAAAAGATAACAACTTTGGCGATGTATATAAAGGGGCTCTGTAAATCAatcatatacaattttttttatagcataAGTAGGTATAATGCAAAAATTGTTCTTTGGAAGTCAAGAAAATTGTAATTTCATTTAGGCCCATCCATGTTGTAGAAGATTTTTAATTTAGGCTATGTTCGACAAAATTAACTGAAAAGCTAACTAGAAGCTGAAAAGCTAGCTGAAAGCTAAAAAGttagcttattaaattataagtttcGGTAAAACTAGCTGTTGACGTAGctgaaaagtgtaaaataacagaaaaataataaaatcataatttattaaaaaaggatAACTAGGAAATTGGATAAAtacattaaggataaaaatgaaagaaaatataaaaaaccagAAGCCCGAAGCTAGCGTTTTAAAAAGCTACTTCAAGTAGTGTTTCAAAACAATGCTGTTAATGGCGGATGGCGGAAAGCcaaaaatccgccataaaaataTGACGAATGGTGTAGTGACAAATGGCAGAAGTCATggcggacaaaaaaaaaatatatatatatatatatatatatatatatatatatatatatatatatatatatatacacacacacacacatttatatatacatataaatattaacaaaactagataaaaaataaatataaataaaaaaataaaaaaaacaatggattgcattcaaataaactaaaaaagtttcatgagttcACACAATAaccaacaccaaataaactcattcaagagttcaaaataacaaaaggaTAAAAGCATAATGCAAAGTGCAAAGTAAAGGTTGAGGCTCTAATCATCTTCTCCAATCCCAACATAATCCTCTTCGTTGTAATTAGTAGAAGAGGactgaatagaaaaaaaaaaaaaagcagaaccaaaaattaaaaaagagtgtcaaacagaaaaaaaaaactgaaccaaaaaaaaaaacagaaccagGTGCCGCCGCAGTCTGTAGTCATTGCTGCCGCCGTCGCCGTCCGTTGCTCGCGTGCGTGGTGCCATCATCGCTGGTTCATACTGGGTGCTGCGTGCTGCTCGCGCTGGTGCGTGCTGGAGTTCGCGTGGTGCTCGCGCTGGAGTTCGGGAGTTCACATGCTGCGTGCTGCTCATCCCATTTTGATTCGAAAACCGGGTTTAGGGTTGGGTCAGGTCAGCCCAAGACAACCCAATCTCATTttgggaaaattttcaaaaaaaaaaagtttcttttGCCATAATCGCCACCACTGTTAAGCCTATGGCGGCCGCCATTTGAAACCCGCAACGCCACCGCTATTTGGTGgcgttttttcaaaaatccgcCATGCCATACCGCCATAACCGCCCTTTgactaaaaaaaacttgtttaccaAACAGTCAAACAGGTTTTTCAGCTACTGAAAAAAGCTAGAAGTTAACTGAAAAGCCTTGCTGAACATAGCCTTAATAATTTGACTGCAAGAAGAattgaaaaaatgattaaatttaactGCTGAAAATTAAGGAAGGAAATTGTAGATCCAAAAGCATAACATTAAATATGAATACAATAAAATGTAGAAGTAGAAAAGGATTCAGAAAGGGCTTATCTAATTATGCAAAGCTCACCCTAATGCATAAGGTATTAGAAACTCATCAAATAAATTGCAAAGCAAAATCTATGGCATTCATGATAAAATAGAGCAAAACCAAATGGTGAGGACCAAGCAACCAGAGCTTATTCTTATCAGTTAAGCATATTTCTGCTTATGTACACAAACATGCAAAAGTGTCCAAGGCTCAGGACGATGATTATAacataagaaacaaaaagaaatgtggaCAATATAAACTAGAAAAATTCCAGGGCATAATGCACGGAAAAGGACAAAACAGTTTATAATTGAAAACACCTAAAAGTTGAGAACAAAAACTACAGGTCTGTCTAATTGTCATAGCACTTGTGTGGGAAATGCTCTCACAAAATATTGACATATGGCATACAAGTTGGATAATTTATTGTAACACACATACTATAAGCAGAAACCACAAACACTAACCGTTTAGCACTTCACCAGCCTTGAAAACATAAAGTCTCCATTTAATATCTGGTTTGCGAGCCTCTGCGGGTTCATTGAATAACAAAGTAACACCTGAAAAAGAAATACTGTTCAGcatacaattaaaaatgaaagataaactCCTTAAAAAAGTCAGATAGATAGTTCTATATGTTAAACAGTAGTTAGTGTTACCTCTAACTCGATTTGTTTCAGATGCAAGCTTTCCAGATAGCTCAAATGAAGGTTTTTGCTGCAAAAGTGTAAATGACAAGGATTTCAGAAAAGTCAACAGGAGTAAATCGCTCAGAAAATCTACAtccttatttataaaaaaaataacaatagtagcttttaatttgttaaatcaTAGTATTATGTTTAGTTGAGAATCAAAATAGGATCAATTTCAGATTATGTCTTTATTATCATATCAGAATTATAGGAATAATATCtcctataattaattataattaatctatATAAAGGAGCATCCGCTGCATGTACTCTAGCACACGGTTTTCAGTCCAAATATCCCTCAGTTTCTCTCATTTTACaattaattgtattaatttGCTAAATCCTAGTATCATGTTGCAATgcaagaaaaaggtatgtggGCAATTAAACATTGTATTAATTAGTTGTTATCTTTTGTATCATGGATTAATTGCATTTTTCCTTGGATTGCAATGCAAGTAAAGTTAATAAAGACAAATTAAGTATTGGGCACACAACTTACTCTGAATTCAATCAACATAAACATAAATGTTGTCATAGTGTTTTCAACATTAATAATACTTAAatatttgttctctcttttttccCCCATATTCATTCTTAAATCACATGTCTTTCAATTTTCCTTTTGAATGGTAAAGTCTCACCAGGATGCCTCACTCTAGCCCCCATAAAGAAAAAGGACACCTGATTGAATATTATTgtaactagtaaaaaaaactgtaacAAATACTTCATACAACATCTTTGTTTATGTTCTTTGAGAAGAATAATCTCCATGCCATACAGTGGTAGTAAC
This window harbors:
- the LOC100780414 gene encoding FHA domain-containing protein DDL isoform X2, translated to MAVAEGEVRRGAPVSGGRRRERRMMRVTEGVTNRGREWSTKTVAEGVANRRREQRTKTVAEGVTSRRGRGKRGRRSVTAMGGAGIGQSLRHVTTLPPRMQNLVMRCPMINSRGAEQMDDEDESIRKMKAAEEALEEKQKQKPSFELSGKLASETNRVRGVTLLFNEPAEARKPDIKWRLYVFKAGEVLNEPLYIHRQSCYLFGRERRVADIPTDHPSCSKQHAVIQFRQVEKEQPDGTLLKQVRPYIMDLGSTNKTFINDGPIEPQRYYELREKDTIKFGNSSREYVLLHENSIGQ